ACTACTTTGCGCTTGAAACGGCTGCAATTATTGTTGCTAGAAGAGGAACCACAGAGAACAGAGAGTGCATGGTAGAAGGCAGAGGATTATTTTCCAcatgcattaatttatttggaatgccaGAAGAGCACATTGTCCGAACATATCgtttgccaagccatgttatttttaatttgcttcaggaaataaaagacaaCTTGGAATCCTCAACTAGGAGGCTCGCAATACCTGCTCTATAACAACTTCTTGCAACCCTTCATTTTTGGGCCTCCAGTTCTTTGAAATGTGGTGCAATTGTAATGCACGGTCTACATGGTCTAACTCAGTCAATACTAAAGATATCAAGGTTATATTTTCATAGAATCCTCTTTACATTCTGTAGGGTTTTCACAGAGAACgtcacaaacattaaaaaaatgtgacgCCACCTCGAGCAGCTACTCTGGTGTTAAATGTAGCTATATTTTGCATGATTCCCTGATTTACTTCCATTAAATTATGAGCTTTCCTCCTGATATACTACATCAGGGATGCAAGACTCtggctccaacacacatacctgTGGTTCTTAAATAACCCTGAAGGACTTGGTTAGCTGGATCTGTTGCATTTAATGAGGgctgaagctaaactctgcagggcttttcttctttttaaacccaagagaaaaatgaaaaataactgAGTATATCAGTGTCTTGAGGGCTGGTGAAATAATTCCCAGAGTTGtggacttgagacttgactcgGACTCGAGTTCCAAATTTGAGGACTCACAACTTGATTTGACAATCAAAGAAGACTCGACTCAAGCCCGAGACACAATTTCAcgattttcaaaaatcatgcagtgtgtctCGGGCTTTAGACTTTGACCCTGTGACTTGGCAAGTCTTTACCTTCTTAAAAAACACAGTTCTGATCAATATAGGCTGGTTACTGAAGCGTATGatcaccagtgttgggcacgttactttaaaaaagtaattagttatagttactagttacttctcacaaatagtaactgagttacatcattataaaagtaactaattaccagggaaagtaactattgcattcctttttttttttttttaaatgttcagatgtcaaataactttggatgcccccaatattaaatatgttaaattaatgaaatggaaactaaaaagaataaattattattataaaacattgtacattaatctacactatttatctactgacacttcgTATCAGTcggtcaagcattataatataatattatatgatgatagaactttagtaattagaataaccaagtatgaatgcatatttgtcatcaatataaaacgcactaaggattaatgagctgctgggttcatgaatattaatcacgttgtctgcattcgctcgaattgatttgctgaaatcaaaacagggacgataataggtgagcgccggccaatgagattgtcgtttgtgcattagttccgcccactaccagacaaaccagcagttcttaaaagctgaagaattccaaaggatctccgttattttgacaggaaaatacaacaaagaatatcatttacatgtagcgcgtcaattctgcatgttatgaaagactcttttgctctgtatctttctttgcgtgcgtgtatgtgagagaaagcaacggcgagtcgtgcgccttcacactagagtttatggtacgtcaaatacagctacactgcatccattcagatgaactgaaaaattaaatttcaataatataatatagtaacgccacattttattgtcagtaacggtaacggcgttgtaacgggggaaacagtaatttgtttgattactcgttactgaaaaaagtaacgccgtttatttataacgccgttattcccatcactgatgATCACACTGGTATGATTAGCGCAGATTTTGGCACTGAACCAGAGGGGGACTCGCTAAGTGAGCACTAGTCAGTGTTTTCATCCACATAATgtttaagatatttaaagttttagacatttaaaatacaaataatcacTATAAATCACAAGAAGAAAAAGCAGAAGAAATACCGATGAATACTGAAACAGCAGTAGCCTAATAATAGGCTTAAACCTTTCAAacataatttgattttttttcgtGTCAAACGCttgtatgtagcctatatataaagTTCAGTATATTCTACCCGTTTACCAGCCAATCACTTTCATGTCTTTCAGAAGAAATAGAGGCTGTACTACATGATAACGCATATAGCCCCTAAACAAAGCCATCAACTGTGATCATTATGAACttgtttaaaacacaaaatacatttacttgcgTATATTTGTCTTAATCGCTACAGTTTTGCTGTGAATAATTTTTCATGCCTCATTTAAACTTGCTATAGTGAACGGTGTGGTGCCAGACTTGTTAAGTACTTAAAGTTGAGGACTTGCAACTCGACTTGAATGCAAAGACTCGAGACTTACTTGTGACTTGCAAAACAATGACTTGGTCTCACCTCTGATAATTCCCTCTCTCATGAACTCTTATGTCAAGTCGGCTTTATTTCAATAATGCTCTTTATAATACAGactgtgtcaaagcacttaacagagATAAACAGGAAAATTCAGACTCTGATGTAAAGCAGGTCTAAAAGATAAGTAAAGTGTAATTAAACAGTATGTAACAACTGTGAAATTCAACAGTTTGAAATGACATCAATTCGGCCGTTCTACAAAAGACAGCAATGTAGTTATTCAATTAGAATCAGTTCAGTACCAATGTCAATGTTGCAAGATGCgattcagctgtaaagcagctctacagaagatgGTATGCCATCATCCAGCTTATGTGAAAATAGAGATTTGCTTTGTTTCTTGAAGTCTTTCCACAGTGAATGCACATGACAGGCTTCTCTCCGATGCCCCTGAATGATTCCTTGGCTTTTCTTGTCTGTAAAACTCATTCCATACTGATGGCATTTAAACAGGCCCCTcacttctctccagtgtgaattcttcTCATGTGGGCTTCAAGGTATCGTTTTTgattgaaactctttccacactgaaggcATGTGTAAAGCTTCTCTTCAGTGTGAGTTTTCATGTGAACTTTAAGGTTTCGTTCTCGCTTGAAAAATTTTCTACACAGATGGCAGATGAAGGGCTTCTTTCCAGTGTGAACTTTAATGTGGTAATTAAGGCTTCCCTTTTTGTTAAAACTTCTTCCACACTGTTCGCAGGTGAAAGatttctctccggtgtgaataTTCATGTGGAGTTTAAGGTTTCCAGATTGACTGAAATTCTTTCCACACTGATAGCatgtgtaaggcttctctccagtgtgaattttcATGTGGACTTTAAGGTGTCCTTTTTCACTGAAACCCTCTCCACACCGATAACATATGTAAGGCTTCTCATGAACTCTCATGTGCTTGGTAAGGCTTCCTTTAtgagtgaaactctttccacactgattgcatgtgtaaggcttctctccagtgtgaactctcatgtgctTGGCAAGGTTTCCTTTATGAGCGAAACtatttccacactgttggcaggtatAAAGGCTGTGGACGTCAAGGTTTCCATTTTGATTGGAACGCTTTCCACACTGAGGAGATCTGTTGTGAATTTTCATGTGCCTGTTAAGGCATCCTTGTTGATTGAAagtctttccacactgaaagcAAGTGAAGTAACTCCTAGTTACGGTCTTTTGAGCTCTTTTTTGTGTGCAAGTCTTTTCAGACTCTAAGGAACAAAAAGATTTTTCTCTTATTATGAAATCAGAAGATTCTCATACTGATCTTTCTCCTCAATTTCATTCAGTACGTCTCTCTCCACTTTCAGTGCCATCAGGTCTAAGgtggaaaaacaaacataaaagttaACCCCAGTTTAATGGCTCAAAGCAATCAACATAGTATATAGCAGtggcgttccgtccatataagctgTGAATGCACCGCATAACCAGgccgtctgagagaatgagttcacgggctaatgaatataaacatgattatacagggctcgcaaaatttcaaaatccctggtagcccttcaggcaggtactcttcagattttggtagcccgaaaattaattaactagcccgaattaaaaatttactattttcttttcttttcttttattcatttaatatagaaaatcagataggagtttaaatgtcaatcaaaaatattttcaatacacaaatatcaacaaatatgaaggaaggaattttatttcactatttacagggtatctgcagaattttttttaaaatatatttaatttatgacccattttaagagctgcacaagtaaaatgaacacagaatgagcggggttggacaatgtctatggtaacatatagttttgagccataaaattacatgatttacagttcagatacaggtttccacaaaaacaaaaatcttgtacaacagcgtttcaggctataggccgtttttatgaaaagggatcaatcaaacatataaattgttaatttaaaacgtataaatattactgtcttaattgtttagatttttagaactttctcatttacaactctatgcGTTTGttgcgtaaaaacatgagttgatatcggcattgatctgaccataaacagtaagaaaggcttattggaaatgcaaattcattctctgccacgaggtggcactttaggagcgctgaaatattgctttttcccccggaaacgctgtacacaaagcagctcagagctcataaacgctgctttatcaggaattataggtaaaatgaaattaaaatgccaacgacacgtttctgaggacagtcggttcccttcagatacattcacataaagacaacCGCGcagcgttttgacttgaaatgtgcagcgctcatatttattaatgaataaatattttgatacaactcactttcagagtttttaaggacccgcgggagatctgtatttaaaggagcccgtcgggcagggcagtgatacattttggtagcccgactggaaaacacaatagccccgggacgtcgggctagcgattttgcgagccctgttataagttgatctcttgtcatttgagatgtgacttaaagcttaataaggtgttgggaataagtatgtaaaattatttatttgaaaacaatggtcattttctgtaaatgtaCGTCAGTGAGACAGTGACGGCAGCTTCCGGGTAAGCGGATTCTCCGCAGCTTTGGCGCCTCCGCTCTGTGGCGCGTTCTCAGTGTTTAGCTGGTCGACGGCTGATTTCATGCGCGAGGTAAGCTGTCCGCGAAGCGCTCGCCCAGGTGGAAAAATGCAAGTTAAGACTCagccacgcccccctaaaatggctcattcaaacatgtccccacatgtctacgtcacccaaatgttcacgcaaagatagaaggcgtggtttcagtaaccgcagtagtgttgatgcagccatgtcagggagacgctgtgt
The sequence above is drawn from the Onychostoma macrolepis isolate SWU-2019 chromosome 04, ASM1243209v1, whole genome shotgun sequence genome and encodes:
- the LOC131538495 gene encoding gastrula zinc finger protein XlCGF7.1-like; translated protein: MRVHEKPYICYRCGEGFSEKGHLKVHMKIHTGEKPYTCYQCGKNFSQSGNLKLHMNIHTGEKSFTCEQCGRSFNKKGSLNYHIKVHTGKKPFICHLCRKFFKRERNLKVHMKTHTEEKLYTCLQCGKSFNQKRYLEAHMRRIHTGEK